Proteins from a single region of Paraburkholderia sp. ZP32-5:
- a CDS encoding aminotransferase, which yields MNLSTPDQLARLREADRNFHMHPQANAQAQERDGSVVITHGEGCYFFDDQGKRYLDMHAGLWCTALGLGDGRLRDAAVRQFDKIAYAAVFGQRTTEPVAELAEQLIAIAPKGMVKATFQGSGSEANDTAVKIVWSYWRAHGQPARRKVIARTRAYHGSTIVAASLTDLAHMHDSFGLPLPGFLHVPHPDPYRGKHDDETDDAYVQRLARELDERIVAEGPETVGAFIAEPVMGAGGLYVPPKGYFPAIKRVLDRHGVLLIADEVICGFGRTGNWWGSQSFDIEPDIITCAKALSSAYLPISGVLVNGRVYDALRQESDRVGLFGHGHTYGGHPVCAAVACEALRIYQAEGLVEQAAEKGRALEKGLRSLEGHPYVGDVRGIGLMWGVEIVKDKATKTPFDASLKAGQNLSARCFDKGLNTRALGGHTMAFTPPLIVTGEQLDTAVNILGEALREMEQ from the coding sequence ATGAATCTTTCCACGCCCGACCAACTCGCCCGCCTCCGTGAGGCTGATCGCAACTTCCATATGCATCCGCAGGCGAACGCGCAGGCGCAGGAGCGCGACGGGTCTGTCGTCATCACGCATGGCGAGGGCTGCTATTTTTTCGACGACCAAGGCAAGCGCTATCTCGACATGCACGCCGGTCTGTGGTGCACGGCGCTCGGTCTCGGCGACGGCCGGCTGCGCGACGCCGCGGTGCGCCAGTTCGACAAGATCGCGTATGCGGCCGTGTTCGGTCAACGCACCACCGAGCCGGTCGCGGAACTGGCCGAACAGTTGATCGCGATTGCGCCGAAGGGCATGGTGAAGGCGACGTTCCAGGGATCGGGCTCGGAGGCGAATGACACCGCCGTGAAGATTGTCTGGTCGTACTGGCGGGCGCACGGACAACCGGCGCGCCGCAAGGTGATCGCGCGCACGAGGGCCTATCACGGCTCGACGATCGTCGCCGCGAGCCTCACCGATCTCGCCCACATGCACGACAGCTTCGGTCTTCCGCTACCCGGCTTTCTGCACGTGCCGCATCCGGATCCGTATCGCGGCAAACACGACGACGAAACCGACGACGCCTACGTGCAGCGTCTCGCACGCGAACTCGACGAGCGCATCGTCGCCGAAGGGCCGGAGACGGTTGGCGCGTTCATCGCCGAGCCCGTGATGGGCGCGGGCGGCCTCTATGTGCCGCCGAAAGGCTACTTCCCGGCGATCAAACGCGTGCTGGACCGGCACGGCGTCCTGCTGATCGCCGACGAGGTGATCTGCGGGTTCGGGCGCACCGGTAACTGGTGGGGCTCGCAATCGTTCGACATCGAGCCGGACATCATCACGTGCGCGAAGGCGCTGTCCTCCGCGTATCTGCCGATCTCCGGCGTGCTCGTGAACGGCCGCGTCTACGATGCGCTGCGTCAGGAAAGCGACCGGGTCGGGCTGTTCGGACATGGCCACACGTATGGCGGCCATCCGGTGTGCGCGGCGGTCGCGTGCGAGGCGCTGCGCATCTATCAAGCCGAAGGGCTCGTCGAGCAGGCCGCGGAAAAAGGCCGAGCGCTGGAAAAAGGGCTGCGTTCGCTCGAAGGCCATCCGTACGTCGGCGACGTGCGTGGCATCGGCCTGATGTGGGGCGTCGAAATCGTCAAGGACAAGGCAACGAAGACGCCGTTCGATGCATCGCTGAAAGCCGGTCAGAACCTGTCGGCGCGATGCTTCGACAAAGGGCTCAATACGCGTGCGCTCGGCGGGCACACGATGGCGTTCACGCCACCGCTGATCGTTACCGGCGAGCAGCTCGACACGGCCGTGAACATCCTCGGCGAAGCGCTGCGCGAGATGGAACAGTGA